Proteins encoded within one genomic window of Borrelia parkeri:
- a CDS encoding HAD family hydrolase, with amino-acid sequence MIKAVVFDLDGTLYPEININLIMFPEFLKNIKFFLAFKKVRKEIRGLQKGKSIPSSRDELMSIQIKMLADHLGFDESRCGFLLNKIYYSESFRNKFRNLKPYFGVHDLIYFLKSKGIKLGVMSDFPIATRVSNLLGIENSFWDVLYSSEETGYLKPNKIAFLRIMDELGIDSNHILYVGNSYEYDILGASGVCMRTAYLSKKKLLKDMKCDFIFSNYKDLQRYILLNI; translated from the coding sequence ATGATAAAAGCTGTAGTTTTTGATCTTGATGGAACTCTTTATCCTGAAATTAATATTAATTTGATAATGTTTCCTGAATTTTTAAAAAATATTAAATTTTTTTTAGCTTTTAAAAAGGTAAGAAAGGAAATCAGAGGTTTACAAAAAGGAAAAAGTATTCCTTCTAGTAGAGATGAGTTGATGTCTATTCAGATTAAAATGCTTGCTGATCATTTGGGTTTTGATGAGAGTAGGTGTGGATTTTTATTGAATAAAATATATTATAGTGAATCTTTTAGGAATAAATTTAGAAATCTCAAACCGTATTTTGGTGTTCATGATTTGATTTATTTTCTTAAATCAAAAGGAATAAAATTAGGAGTGATGTCAGATTTTCCTATTGCAACTCGTGTAAGTAATTTGTTAGGCATTGAAAATAGTTTTTGGGATGTTCTTTATTCATCAGAAGAGACTGGTTACTTAAAGCCAAACAAAATAGCTTTTTTAAGGATTATGGATGAATTAGGTATAGATAGTAATCATATTTTATATGTTGGTAATTCTTATGAATATGATATTTTAGGTGCTAGTGGTGTGTGTATGAGAACGGCTTATCTTTCTAAAAAAAAGTTGCTTAAAGATATGAAATGTGATTTTA